The following is a genomic window from Bos taurus isolate L1 Dominette 01449 registration number 42190680 breed Hereford chromosome 11, ARS-UCD2.0, whole genome shotgun sequence.
acacagagtcggacatgactgaagtgacttagcagcacaaaCCAATGGAAGAGGGTATAATTCAGTTTATTGTTCtgaaatgtgctgtgctgtgcttaagtcaccgagtcatgtccaactctttgagaccccgtggactgtagcctgccaggctcctctgtccatgggcttctctaggcaagaatactggagtgggttgccgtacctcctccaggggatcttctcagcccaggtgttgaacccaggtctcccacacttcaggaagattctttactgtctgagtcacagggaagcccagttttacCCTCTTGACCAGAGTTACAAAGTggtgtctttctcttttaaaggTTTGCATTGGAAAGGTAGCATTTCACAATCTTGAATACTCCCGACATTTGGAACTCTGATTTTGTTCAGACCAAATAtagttatttaataattattaaagcaATAATTATGGATATTCATATTAAAATGGGATTTTCAACTTATTTtccagaggaagaggaagatgtcataattaaaatacaatgatttgaaaaaacaaaatattctcaAACTGGCTGttgattgtagttttgattttctatAGTACTAGTCATTGGAATTTCTTTTATagatttcatgaaaaataaaaatgtagctaAAACTTGCAGTGGAagcaaatttaatattttatttttattttattttttttaatttaatattttaaacaaacattCCAATAAAGATTTTAGGTAGCATGTATTAATTGCGTGCTAGGTTCGAGCTCCTAATACCAATTTCTAGAATTACTATATGTTTTGGAAACTTGGTTATATCTTTTTTCCGGTATGTTTTACCTGCTTTAAATTTTCAGCTTCTGATTCCACCCTCCTTCCTGCTCACCTGCTAGATTTAAAGAAGTGACATATATTTGCTAACACTGTTCTTCTACTGTCTCCATTAAAATATTGCAATTAGCTTCTTCAACTCTGTCAAATTACTTAAATGGCGCAAGTATTTAAAAGTGAATTATTGGACCTTAAGGCTATATTTATTAAcacaaaacaataacaataagtTGACCACATTGTGCTTAAGTAGCCATAGGTAAAGGTGCTGCCTCAAAAACAAAAGGAGCTGCAATAGCATACTCAGCAGATTTGCCAAGTCACTTTTCAAATAAGAACTATAAGTAAATCATAAGAAGTCAGTGTTACCCAAGGGAAATTCCTGCAGGTTATTGTGAGGAATCAGGAGATGGTGCATCAGTGTGAAGTGGCCATGAGACACTTTGTCAGTGACATAGGGGAGAAGAGGAGCAGGGTGAAggttttttgaatcttgagttttaagccagctttttcactctcttttaccttcatcaaaaggctctttaattcctctttgctttctgctgctaGAGtgatttcatctgcatatctgcggttgttggtatttctcctgaaaatcttgaGTCTAGTtagtgattcatccagtctggcattttgcatgatatattctgcatataagtaagttaaataagatgggtgacaacatacagccttgatacaCTCTttccccagttttgaaccagtccattgttccatgtaaggttctaacagCTTTTTCTTGCCCTTCATAtaagtttctcaggagatggaTAAGGTATTCCTTATATCCATCcatggtattcccatttctttaagaatttttcacagtttgttgtgatccacacagtaaagaCTGTGTTCAATGAAGTgtaaatagatgcttttctggaattctcttgctttttctatgatgcaaagTATATTGGCagtttggttcctctgccttttctgaatccagctggtacctctggaagttcttggttcacctactgttgaagcttagcttgaaggattttgagcattaccttgctagcatgtgaaataagtgcaattgtatggtagtttgaacattatttgatattgctcttctttggacttagaatgaaaactgaccttttccagtcctacagCCACtgctattttccaaatttgctcacatattgAGTGTAGAACTTTAACAgtatcttcttttaggatttaaaatagctcagctggaattccatcacctccactagctttgtttgtagtaatgcttcctaaggcccacttgacttcacactccagattgtctggctctaggtgggtgaccccatcatcatggttatcttggtcattaaaagcttttttgtatagttcttctgtgtattcttgccacctcttcttcatctcttctgcttcttttagttccttgctgtttctgtcatttattgtgcccacctttgcaagaaatgttcctttgttatctccaattttcttggagatctctagtctttcctattctattgttttcctctatttctttggattgtttacttaaagctattttatttcttcttataattctctggaactcttcgttcagttgggtatatctttccttttctcctttgcctttctcttttcttcctttctcagctatttgtaaaggccTCCTCAGCCAACCCTGGTgtctcatatggtaaagaatctgcctgcaatgcaggagaactgggttcaaatcctgagttgggaagattccctgggggagggcatggcaaactactctagtattcatgcctggaaaatccctatggacagagaggcctggtggactgcagtccagggctacagtccatgggatcccaaagaatcagacacgcctgagcgattaagcacagcacacagcttaGTCAACCACTCTGTCTTCTTGCATTCAGtcagttgtcactcagtcatgtccgactctttgtgaccacatagactctagtgccagagtccagctccagcagccagggaatcagcctgaagggatgGACAGTGTTGGCAAGTAATGATGCAGCCTCTCACTTAGTTTTTTTGGactgcatgtttatttcaagctttagattctcttttatacttttacaaaagcattaggtcagaggtttgacattttcaatttcccctcacccagatttattgtctccataaatcattgttgcccttcaagcagagtttctgcttcagcgGTTCTCTCAGAATTGTGTTTACTTAAATcatgattacattgtaactcgtGCTTATGTCTAGGCTGCATACCACAaacctcagtttatttcttatctttctaaatcctgtttgcccctagtattCTGaactcactatctcttaaaaaggcttatAGCTATTAACATCTGTAAAATTCCTaatctctataagctatagtataatatgctaacattacaacattccttaaatctttagcttctaactatttttaattattcctaaaccctaaattcagcaaactcctttgccataaacatttccctcacaaaTAAGTttcagataacaatccttcccatggtcTCAAGCTGCAGCctacgtgctcatcctggaacactcttttgtaaagatccttgaacaaatgtcaatgattaactttatgaattattctctgagcacaactgaagaaggctttgtgcctactcatgctcctctcaagaacaataagcaccttaatattcctttcagtcaactcagcaaggaaaggaaaaaacaagttagaatcacaaggcctaactccttcatcctgggtcCGTGCCTGCAGGACAAGGAGAGGGagttggggccgtgcctccattttgtcagtaatgcctaatgtggctcctgacatctcccccttttttatttttttagagcatAAGTATGAAACTCAGTAGATAAAACAGAAGCACTTTGGTTGAGTATTCTGAAAAGGCACGGGGCTATTACACAAATTAGAACTAACAGGCATAAGCACATGGCCACATTAATCATTATTGTAGAAAAGGATCCATGGGAAAGATACCCCTCCAGATTTTCAAAAAGGGAATTAGAAAGCCATTGAGAGGAAAAGTCAGACTCTGCCTGCTTCAAATTCTGAATATCCTGATGTAACTTAGAAATATCAATACTAAAATCTGAATGACTCCAGACGCCTAAAATATGATTCTTAATGCATTCCCAAGAATGTATGGACTCATTCACTTGTAGAGGGTTAACACACATCCATTTAAATTCAGCATGACACCTTAAAGACAACTTAATTCTTAAATTTGTAATTTCTTGCCCCATTAGCAGGACTGCTTCTTCTAAAGCATTgaccttattttctattttcttatctataatttCCTGTGTAGTAAGAACTACGGAGACATTTTTGGACAGCTGATCAACAAATGATGCAGTATGCACTTCTTTTGACAGGGCAATAGCAGAAACCATAACTGAAGCAATTATGGCAATCAAGGCAGTTATTCCCACAATCAGAGCTGCAATGAATCTCTTAGGTCGAGAAATCAAGCCATTAAATTCATATAAAACTTTCAATGCATAATCATCAAACCATTGCCCCTCTAATTTTACAGGAATCTTCAAATATGGTGGTTGTTTTACAATCATCACAgccttataattattataatcattCCTATCAAcacaatttgatataaaaaattcacacacacaacattgtaaacagtTTCTCCTTCAAAAACTTCCAAATCACTCTGATTTCTGTCCAACAAAAAGGCATAGGGAGAATGTACGCAGGcctgtacaatatatctttgttcaTTTAAAGGTCTATGTAAAATCACAGGTGCTATAGCAGCCAATAGAACAGGCTCCATCGAAACTCACTGAAGGAGTTTCCATTGAAACTCCTTTTATCCATTTATAAGGGATAAATGAATCATTTCATATAGAtctaaaaggttttttaaaaatcaagttcaaTCATTTATCCGAATGATACGAGCACCCCCATTTGGTCAGAAAATGTCTGGTGGCATCATTGGGAATAGGTAACCTTATGGCATACAAGCATTCTTTCCAATGAGGAAAGCCAGAAGTTCTGCTTATGCTTTCCCAGGCCTGCAGTCCTTGTTCATCAGAATCTGGAGGGGGAGTGCACAGCTTGGAAAGTCCTTTAAATGAGGGGCTGCCTGTTTTATGGCATCAAATAGTCTTTCTTGTGCCCCTGGCATCAGCGGCTGTAAAGACCAAAAGTCTCTCTTGCCTTCGCTTCTCAGAGGATCAGTAAGCATGCCTTTCAAGGAAATGCTAACACATCCATTCAGAACCAGAGCTGATCCTTGTAAAGAGGAAGGTATGGAAAAGCAAATAGGTGGATAAAAGGACACGCCTGAAAAATTGAAGGGAGGGCTGACCACTGTTTTAGCATTATCAGGATAGATGGAAGCCCTGCCCAAAAGATGAGTATCATTAACAAAAACACGAATGGGCTCATTCATCCAATCAACAGGCTGAAAAGAAGGTGGATTAGGCAAATAGGCCCAATGAACTTTTTCTGCACTGGAGGGCCTCAGCTGACAAGCCAACACAGCAAGTATAGCCATAAACATTACCATAGGCATGGCCTCATGTCCCCCCCTTTCTATTAATTCTTCAGCCTGCTGAGCAAGACGTTCCAGCTGGCCCCAAGTTGGCACTGTGCTGCAGGTACTTGTTTGAGTACGATGACAGCGATGAGGTGGAGCAGAATATGGCTGGACTCTATCAGCATGTCTCTCCTGAAATGCCAGGTGCCTGAAGCAATGTACTAGCAGTGAAGCCTGAGGTGAAGGGTCACTCGTCCTTCGGCTTCTCCTTGGATCCCTCAGGTCTGGACTCGATGAGCTTCTGGTCTCCCCATCTTTCCTTGGTCCCAGACCCCAGGACCCCAGGGATCTCAGTGACCTTGGGGGTCTTGTGATCCTGGAGGTCTCATGGGACTGGACATGTGGAATCAGTCTGTCAGGAATTCAAACAGGAGAAGTGGAATCCTGTGGAAACACACAAGCATACCCTGTCCCACAAGTTAACAGCACATCTGGCCCTTTCCACTCTCCGGTAAGGAAGTCTTTCCACTTAACCAGGGGCTGAGTTGTAGCCCCTTCAGGAATCCAGTGTCTCATCATTGCAGTCTGCCCCTGTGTGTCCACGTTTAAATGATTAATTACAAATAAAGCATGGTGTAGAATATGATGTGGAGAGGAATACTTAAATTCTCCCTGCCTTAATTTATCgatctgattttttaaagtctggTGTGCCCTTTCCACTATGGCTTGGCCTTGGGGATTATAAGGTATTCCTGTTGAATGTACTATGGAAAGTTGTTGACAAAATCTCTTAAAAGCAGCAATCAATTACTTTAGttaatgcatctgccaaagcatttccttcatgcaAAGGGCTGGGCAAGCCGGAATGagctctaatatgtcccacaaaatatttcttATCTCTATGTTTAATCTCcttctgtaaatcagataacaaggagaagatggtagttttattttccagaatATTAGCAGTCTCAATATGAGaaaacaaccctacaatatatcaggagtcagtcaaaagattgaaggtatggtctcttaaatgttgaaaagCCCAAATAACTGCTTGTAACTCAGCCCTCTGGgcagatgtctcttcagttacctgaacatgggattttccattaaTAATTGTGACTGCTTTACCATTAGAGGAaccatctgtgaaaactaaaattgccCCTTCCAAAGgctgaaaagaaaatttctttggaaaaatcacTGGATGTATTTTCAAAAAATGCAAAAGGGGGCTTtagagcaaaagaaacaaaatttgacccctgaaatctatcagggcaacttgccaatcatcactattttataaaagaaattgcAGTCGATCCTTATTGAATGGAATCACTATATTtgctatttcttttccaaaaagttccacacttctttttctaccttttataattaattatgccaccaagctgggataagacaaaactatttttcttggggtcactggtagatggagcCATTCCAATGggccttcttcttttttttttgtttttttttttttactttttaactttacaacattgtattggttttgccatatatcaacatgaatccaccacaggtatacacgtgttccccatcctgaactctcctccctcctccctccccgtaccatccctccaggtcgtcccagtgcaccagccccaagcatccagtatcgtgcattgaacctgaacagaagactcatttcatatatgatattatacatgtttcaatgccactctcctaaatcatcccaccctctccctctcccacagagcctaaaag
Proteins encoded in this region:
- the LOC107132934 gene encoding uncharacterized protein, which encodes MQSKKTKRGCIVTRGHCPSLQAGLQQVAPEQGHQTSEGLIPHVQSHETSRITRPPRSLRSLGSWGLGPRKDGETRSSSSPDLRDPRRSRRTSDPSPQASLLVHCFRHLAFQERHADRVQPYSAPPHRCHRTQTSTCSTVPTWGQLERLAQQAEELIERGGHEAMPMVMFMAILAVLACQLRPSSAEKVHWAYLPNPPSFQPVDWMNEPIRVFVNDTHLLGRASIYPDNAKTVVSPPFNFSGVSFYPPICFSIPSSLQGSALVLNGCVSISLKGMLTDPLRSEGKRDFWSLQPLMPGAQERLFDAIKQAAPHLKDFPSCALPLQILMNKDCRPGKA